cctccagaagctgtggtgcctagttttttggctgcatccaggaggcaataggcggcgaggagaagcaaCGGGCCTTGGGTGTACGAGACTAATGGCATTGAGatgagggcgagtggctgtagcgaaggttcggaggtggggcatcagcggcagtgggttctaggcgggtggcatagggaacagtaggtccaaaggtgcaggaataagcgcaggcgtatgtccgaggaggtggtggccattggttgcggcagtgacaagcgacgtggtcgatgcgacagcagtggaagcagatcggcttgtcatcaggggtacgctatttggacgggttgcgatatgtggcagaaaaagagtgccggggacgaggagggccgctagagaacgggggaacgctgggttgagacgtgcaacacacggagttcagacccatgttctcaaattcctgtctgacgacggcctgaatcctggcaattgtggttgctggcgggtcgggaggtgttgcagagaaggctggccaacaggtggcctcgagctggcggcgaacaatacgggttcggtcatcacaggtggtcgcctgatgtggtcgaccctcacatgtcgacgtagcagcagtgttgggtagctgcgtgatgtggtgtgtgatacggcggctcttagcttgttcaaggcgacggtattaatttgtcatggcgccgataggaaagacgttgccgaaaacaagaaaattgaaagcgtcgtaggcgatgccttttagccaccttatctgcttcagacatagtatggtgggctttgtggcaaagagccaagacgtctaggatgtatcaaacgtatggctctgtagatgtctggtcacgaggcgcaagagcctttctcgcggcaaccttgcaccCAAAGGGGTCGCTAAACAGTTCTCgtagctttactttgaaactgtcccagcttATTATCTCGTCATGCGTTCAGAGTCGCAtgcgtggggtgccaccgagataaaagattacattagcaagcataattgttggatttcacctgttattagcactggcgcattcatagagcttgagccaatcatcaacgtcctgtccctccaggccacagaagagaccagggtcacgatgttgggcaaccatgacgataagagcagtcggacaagctgaagccatTGCAGATGCGGTCTCGTCAATGGGAGgtatggtgacaagctcgatgtaccgaccactttggAGTGCTgtgacgaggacggggatcgctaacctccaccagaatgttgcacagacacagacgaaatacacagatgaaagaggctatttacatgctatttacactggagccagacagccaggccgacactcgctcacgccatgagcccagacacacttcatctcttcctcgcggcggctcatctcttgagcatctctcgatgagatcgtaataatatgaatgtCTGTACTACATAGTGTGGTGTGTAGTGTGCGACACTGTGCAGCAGATGGAGAGAGACAATAAGCAGACGAGAAAGAACGTGCGCGCAGAGGCGAATTCCGTACTGGATGGAAGACAACgttgaagagcgtccggcacgtgagcacgcagcacaagaaaaaaaaaaaatgaaaatgcatccaatcagaagaaaacacagagcttccaggggccaatcaggaaacgaaaaatcgacgagagcagcagaaaagcgaggtgcgctggcagaagggagaGTTCTAGGAAGCGACGCCAAAAGAAGGTCGGTTACCGGACTGGGAGTTCAAGACCGACCGGCAGGttgcggacccgagccaccaggacttcacccaactgggacctcctgccaacccgttcctggtCAATGACCTGTCAATCCTGCTCAATGACCTTATTCAATGTGTCGAGGATTGTATTGACAAATATGGTGCCGTAAGGCTTTCACAGGAAGCAGGTTGTTTCAGTAGAAGGGTAtttagaattatggtgtttttacaTGTCGTCAACATTTGCACAGTGGAACAATAGGCTGcatctgcagaagaaaggcatttgcatagggttgtgtctggctcccgtctttagcaacctatatttagcacaattagataggcacatatatgaccacctcacgggactaacagtttttcagcgagcttttagatttgtcaacaattttttagtgtatctggatttccctagtaatagttttctagaaaaatgtcctgatgtctaagattttttgcgagtgtttgagacctcttgaagtgcaatacgtttcagtttcttgacttTCAGTTCATCTCTACTGATAGTAGGACTTGCTGGGCTTACAGTCCATGAGCTAAGAAACCCCTTCTCCAATTTCGTTCAGCCCATTTGAATTTGGTGAATAGGGGCATAACTAACTAATAGGAATggctttctgcccactgctgcgcATGTGGATGTAGGCCGAAATTCAAAACATGTTTTATCGTTGCAAAACACAGAGACCGTGTTACACATGAGATAATCAAAGCGGGAGAAATTCTACGTTTAAAGAATGGTTGAATCAGCACCCCTCTATTGCTCTCACTGACGAGGAGATCAGACACCTCGGGCTATCACCACGTTGAATTTTGTGTGGCTTTGTCGTGGCGTTCTAAGTATGGTTGGTGGGCTATTGTGTGACTATAAATAgcgatgctttctgaaaagaaaataaacagttggaagttcagcACTCCGTTCTCTCTTCTATCCCTTCTGGTGGCTTTGCGCTGTTAACCTGAGTTTGAAGCATAATTTATCAACAAGCCCAATCTTAAACCCTTCGTAACTAACATGTGTTTCAAAAACATCCTGATGAAAACCAGTTTCCAGCAACAGGCTGCAAGTCTTAAGGAGGCTGGTTACCCTAACCATGTGTTGGTGTCAATGGCAGAAAGGCTGCTCAAACAGGAACGTTCGAGACGATGCCTCCGTGCAAATGCAAGAGCTAGCAGCCGTGACCAGGTGAAAACCGCTGTGATTCTGTATATACACCAGATATCACATAGCCTGAAAAAGATAGGAAGCCAAGGTAACGTGCGGGTGTTTTTTCAGCTCCAAATAAGCTAAGCACCTTGTGTAAAACCACTAACCCAATAAGGACAAAAAAGCCGGTTTGCGGTAGAATCGCAAAGATGAGTTCGTTGGATGCGCTGTAGGAGTGGTCTATCATATTCCACTgtcatgcggtagatgctacataggccaaaccggaagatgcattaatgagcacttaagagagcacagaaatatagtgtatcaggtgatgattttcttgctttgcattgcAATACATGTCCATGTCGCCCTCTTCTAAATGACACCGCTGTTATATACAGGGATAAGCACAAGTGTGTAAAATTAATAGTAGAAACTGGGCAAATCctctcggccgctgaccaatgtatcagcgaactatcactatcattgtccgtgagaaagttagattatttgcgcatgccatgaaagttgactgcatttgcaatggatcatttaggtttcttggtgttttcttgttgtaccggttttagacagtggtggctctactcatgagccatatatacagtcgacttccattaatttgatcacctctctggggttttacttgccaaaaccagttctgattatgaggcatgcccgttaattgatcctgacgggaccattgagactggttgaattgaacaaaaggcataaaagaacattgaaacatgccattgcttcactttacagtatttgcctttaaaattaactttggccgcgtttcagtttagcgctacacctgcaaccatcaacagctaccaactcgcccagtttactatttttcttaattttagcttcactgcaatacagccatgttatgcatagaaccataccaagcagggaaagatgccattgttgcaagacagcacgtgttccctagtttacgtacatgcacatgtgcagtctccagtcacagtatgagcaccaagacgcctaataggtgtatgggcaggccttcagagtttgatatattcacactcttttgttggcttttaacatctcctcggcttatcgcagttttttcaacttactgccttcctttttgctagctttcccaaaacacatgattgttttccacttctctgtgcacggcacatttacttAAAGAACACATACTAGGCCTCATTAATGGTCTCATATACGAGACATGCATGGAAGGTGAAAAAAGGACTCAAATCACCACTGAAAcgtaagaaacagctctgaatggctgccagtatgcttattaggtggctaggtgctcctactgtgacaggagactgcatgcctgtataatcaaggaacacgtgctatgtcctgtgacagtggcccttttccattcttggtatgcttcaccacagtaagttgcatatgcttcagcgcttaacacagctgtatttgggcgaatctgaccagtgaggttcgaattatctgacgaaggccaattttgagattgaaataacagaagtttgggctaacagaaacatatttcattaaataaaaaatcAACAAAACTTTACTTAAAAGGGGTGACTGACTActtctatatcattaatatatattaaaaatgacaagaggccaagcatgctgctttgaggaacactggaagtaactagcacttcatgggaagggcaatcgcttatgctgacaaattgtttgtgcttagttaagtatgcagagattcagccaattaagtatggcagaagatttgtgatttcgagcttctcaattagtttTGAGTGTCAAACAAGCTCAAATGCTTTTCTGTCTGCAATACAGGAATGTAGCATCAATCTggccaggtttatcaagaatgctagcaaatgcttgcatgtataaacccgtgatccaacttccaataaatcgttgaaagtaccacttgtgtgtggtctcttctctcgtctgtcttgtgtatggtttctgcgctaagcactaaaaaaatgttgtaccaacaatgttaaaagtccacccttgcaatgtaaagtttcttttttttttcaaaaatattccacacttctctgaaatgtgaacatatttgttattcaatattcaattggTCAGTTTCGTCAAATATCCATATTTAATTCTATCCAGAAATATCAGAATATGAAAACCCCTACTACACATGGGCCTTGAGTGGAGCAGTATGGCCTTAAATGCGTGTAATCAATGCTACTTACAGGGGACACAAGAGGTgagtctggggttttatgtgcaaaaaccacgacatgattatgagacacacaatagtgggggactccggattaattttgaccacctggaattcttcaatgtgcactcaatgcatggtaaacaggtgttcttgcatttcttccccgtggaaatgcagctgctgcagtcggaATTTGATTCCGCGCCCTTGGGATTAGCAGCA
The sequence above is a segment of the Dermacentor variabilis isolate Ectoservices chromosome 7, ASM5094787v1, whole genome shotgun sequence genome. Coding sequences within it:
- the LOC142587336 gene encoding uncharacterized protein LOC142587336 isoform X1, whose translation is MRGRQDQEAASEVADASRRKTYLCSRCSLAASAMLAQGENALATLPSASTVILAQPPWPQKRPGSRCWATMTIRAVGQAEAIADAVSSMGGMVTSSMYRPLWSAVTRTGIANLHQNVAQTQTKYTDERGYLHAIYTGARQPGRHSLTP